The genomic segment CCCGCACCGTGCAGCTGCGCAGGGACGCTCGTGGACTGTGGGCGCCGCGGAATGACCTGGGCCTCGCTGCCCGCTGCCTTCCCTCCCGACACCACCGAACTGGTGCTGACCAGCAACAACTTGACCGCACTGCCGCCTGGGCTTCTGGATGCTCTCCCTGCGCTGCGTGTAGTGCACCTGGGCGCCAACCCCTGGCGCTGCGACTGCCGCTTACTGCCGCTGCGCGCCTGGCTGGCCGGCCGCCCCGAACGCGCGCCCTACCGCGACCTGCGCTGTGTCGCGCCTCCAGCGCTGCGCGGCCGCTTGCTGCCCTACGTGGCAGAGGACGAGCTGCGGGCAGCGTGCGCGCCCGGCCTGCTCTGTTGGGGGTCTCTGGTGGCACAGCTCGCGCTGCTGGTCCTCGGGCTGCTACACGCACTGCTGCTGGTGCTCCTGCTGGGTCGCCTGCGGAGgttgcgtgcgcgtgcgcgcgcccGCGCCTTCCGCGAGTTATCGCTCACAGACCCGCTGGTGGACGAGCAGACATCCTAAGAAAGGACAGGCGCAGAGCAACAAACGACCTGCAAACTTTACAGGTCCCTGCTGGAGAATTCTCTCCTTCACCTGGATTTGCCTCGGTCTCTGCCCTTGCCCAATCTTCCAGACCCAAACTCGGCAGGCCTGAATCCACGTGGGGCCAAACTTCTGCCAGCACTACTGGAGTGAAACATCCCTGAGCCTTCAGAGCCTAGGGAAGTCTCCCCTTGCCAGACTCTGCACTGAATAAACCTTTCTCCTCTCCATCTGGCGGTTCTGTACCACCTGACCTTGCCAAATTCCAGAAAGGGCCTGGGGGAGGAGGTTGTTCAAGGGGATGTTTTTCATGCACTGCCAAACTGGTATAGGGCAAACAGAAGCCGGTGGTTAAAATTCCCTCTACCCATCTGTCTTCGAGGTCATTGGCAGTGACGATGCCATGGACAGAGAGCTCCCTCTGGCACTGAGGAAGCTTAAAACAGTACAGGTGGGCAGCTTAGAGGAGAGGCTCTTGTGGGAAGCCAGGGCCATGAGAACTTTCAAGGACAGCTGGGAAGTTGAGGTGTGCCTGGCCAGTGACCCCACTGTGTGGACAGCTATCAGAGCacccagagacagagggaggttgGATGACTCGAAGACAGGTGACTGTGGTTTGTGATCCACTGGAACTCCATGGGCCATCTCAGTGGGGAGTTGACTCTGGAAGGGTAGGCAAGGCCAGGTTACAGAGACATGATATAAGGGCCTGTAGGTATGACTTCAACCAATCTCTGAAACATAGCCTGGAGTGAGCCAGGCTTCCTCCCATACCCCTGGACCCTCCACGTGTTCCCATCCCCGCCCACGAAGCCGCAACAGTTCCCCCACAGCACAGGTTACCCCAGGCTCTGCCTCCCTCTGTGACTGCCCAGCTGCTGCCCAGCTGCCGCACACCTGCCTCCTGCCTAGACCTTAACATATGCTATTCCTAGCCTTCCAAGGGCTCCCTTCATCCCTTCACAGCTCACAAGTCTCCTCCTCCACTGCTCGGGACAACAAGGAGCTCTCCATTTCCCGGTTTCCCATTGGTCTGCCTCCCACTCTGGAGTGGGAAAACCAGGTGGTCTGATTCCTGTCTGGGTGCCCAAATGAGCAGAATGGCAGCTTCCTCACTGGAGGTACCAGGCTCAGGAGTCCCACCTGGTTGCCTCTATAAATAATGGAAGCTTTTGTTCCTGATGATCTTCATGAAGAGCCTTGGGTCTGGGCACAGGAAAGCACCCTGCCTCCTCTGACCGCCACTGACCAGGTCGGGGAGGCTGTAGCTGACATGGCCTTTGTCCTGGCCTTTGTGGGACAAGACAGATGACCCTCCAGTAGGCTGATTCTATCTAGAGGCTGCCAGTCACAGTGAGGTATAAGCCGTCCCTTCCATTGTGGGCAGGTGCAGGGCATCCGGCCCATTGTGGGCTGCAGCGAGCTGTGTGCTGTCTATCCGGCCTTATCACTGCATCAGGGGACAGTGTCCTCTTTGTTCACCCTCCCCAGGGGTGGCCTGTCACCCTTAGAACCCCTTGTTGAGGCACACAGATAACACCTTAAAGTCAGTTGCATGCAGTGTGGGGAAGGGGCATTCCTTCTGTTTTTCAGAGGAGCAAGCCAGGTCTTTAAGAATCCTCTCTTGCTTCCATCCTTCCCTGTGGCTGGGGTAGGGCAGAACTGAGACAAGCTTCCTGGggtccctctttccttctcacttAGAACCCTTAGGAGGCAGCTTTGGTGCCTATGAGAAAGTGACCAAAAACCCCAAAATGCTTCCACGCTAAGACCATAACCCTGGACAATAGGATGAGTCCTAGAAGGAGCCGTAGGAAGGAGCCCAGGCTCGGTGTGCACTGCTCACAGGGCTTGAAGAATCCAGGACCGGGGTCTTGCTGAGAGGATGGGTTTCAGAATCCTGAAGGACAGTCGGCACAAAAGCAAGGGCTCTGCTGGTGAAGAAACACAGTGTGTTCAGACAGAAGGACGGACCTCTTGCTTCATGGTTAATGGAGCAACTGTACCCATCGTTTCTCCAGGAGACCCCTCTTGATGAACCCTCTGTGGTCTCAACTGGCCGGTGTCAAGACGCCAGCCTGGCCTCAATGGCTGGCCCTCCTATTGGCCTGGAAATTTCTCCAGTTCTAACTCCTGACCTTAAGCTGACCCTCCACGTGCTTAGCCTGGGGTCTCAACAAGTGTGGGGAAGTGGATGGTCCCAGCTCAGTGCTCCTGAATGCACACACCTCCTCCTCAGGCCAGCCTCCAGTATTGTCATCCACTTCAGAGACAACACACCTGCCCTGCAGTCTCCTCCCCAGTCACCAGCCGGTCCCCTCTGTGGTCTGGGACTCCTTCCAGGTGAACATAAGTCACAGGCCCCTCTCAAAGGCCTATATAGTACCGCTACACACATACAGACCCCAGCTGGCTGATTCTGGGCCCTTCTTTTGGAGCTCAGGAAGTCAGGGGTGACTACACCACACTGCCCACCCATCCTT from the Arvicola amphibius chromosome 10, mArvAmp1.2, whole genome shotgun sequence genome contains:
- the Gp1bb gene encoding platelet glycoprotein Ib beta chain, producing the protein MLAAHPSASLLGPRRALSLLLLLLARPSLPVVGCPAPCSCAGTLVDCGRRGMTWASLPAAFPPDTTELVLTSNNLTALPPGLLDALPALRVVHLGANPWRCDCRLLPLRAWLAGRPERAPYRDLRCVAPPALRGRLLPYVAEDELRAACAPGLLCWGSLVAQLALLVLGLLHALLLVLLLGRLRRLRARARARAFRELSLTDPLVDEQTS